A single window of Pungitius pungitius chromosome 20, fPunPun2.1, whole genome shotgun sequence DNA harbors:
- the allc gene encoding allantoicase isoform X2 produces the protein MAERKAAAKASAEPDFLQSNDLACEAVGGKVIFATDEWFAPAANLLKRETPTFSPSAFTKFGKLMDGWETRRKRTAGHDWCIVQLGVPGRIQGLDVDTSFFTGNHSPCVSVQAGCLEKPPPFTLEGDRTGMAASAAQLAAVAQLGSEAWPELVCVSELKPGYSDCCHNYFKVNFNHRVTHLRLNMHPDGGIARLRVYGVGQRDWSSVSSQQDVDLVAMTNGGVCLGYSDAHFGHPRNMIGLGRAANMADGWETARRLDRPQHLKVDQRGILQVPGWEWTVFRLGSPGLIRGVEVDTNHFRGNFPDSCRIDVCSLTPEDEAQCVGTNWNSGKWQVLLPPQKLRPHHRHLYGEAQLAPTPPVTHVRLTISPDGGVSRLRLWGRPTAPTAAPQANQASKL, from the exons ATGGCGGAGAGGAAAGCAGCAGCGAAGGCGTCAGCGGAGCCGGACTTCCTGCAGTCCAACGATCTGGCCTGTGAGGCGGTCGGTGGGAAG GTTATTTTTGCTACAGATGAATGGTTCGCTCCTGCTGCCAACCTGCTGAAG AGAGAGACGCCAACCTTCAGCCCTTCAGCCTTCACGAAGTTTGGCAAGTTGATGGACGGAtgggagacgaggaggaagaggacggcgG GTCATGACTGGTGCATTGTCCAGCTGGGAGTACCTGGGCGGATCCAGGGCCTTGATGTGGACACGTCCTTCTTCACAGGAAACCACTCACCCTGCGTCTCTGTGCAGGCCGGCTGTCTGG AAAAACCTCCCCCCTTCACTCTGGAGGGAGACCGGACCGGCATGGCCGCCTCCGCCGCTCAGCTGGCTGCTGTTGCACAG ctgggcTCGGAGGCGTGGCCTGAGCTGGTATGTGTGTCGGAGCTGAAGCCTGGATACTCAGACTGCTGCCATAACTACTTTAAGGTCAACTTCAACCACAGAGTCACACACCTGCGCCTGAACATGCACCCAG ATGGAGGGATAGCCAGGCTGCGGGTGTACGGAGTTGGGCAGAGAGACtggtcctctgtctcctcccagCAGGACGTTGACCTGGTGGCCATGACCAATGGGGGGGTCTGCCTTGGTTACAGCGACGCCCACTTTGGTCATCCACGCAACATGATTG GTCTCGGCCGAGCTGCCAACATGGCCGACGGCTGGGAGACGGCCCGCAGACTAGACCGCCCCCAACACCTGAAG GTGGACCAGAGAGGGATCCTGCAGGTCCCCGGATGGGAGTGGACTGTGTTCCGCCTCGGCTCCCCAGGACTCATCAGGGGGGTCGAGGTTGACACCAACCACTTCAGAg GTAACTTCCCAGACTCCTGCAGGATTGATGTTTGTTCTTTGACCCCTGAGGATGAAGCTCAGTGCGTCGGCACCAACTGGAATTCTGGGAAATGGCAGGTCCTTCTACCCCCTCAAAAa CTTCGTCCTCACCACAGACATCTCTACGGAGAGGCCCAgctcgcccccaccccccccgtcacccACGTCCGTCTCACCATCAGCCCCGACGGAGGGGTCAGCCGGCTCCGGCTGTGGGGTCGACCCACGGCCCCCACAGCTGCTCCTCAG GCCAATCAGGCCTCCAAGCTGTGA
- the allc gene encoding allantoicase isoform X1, with the protein MAERKAAAKASAEPDFLQSNDLACEAVGGKVIFATDEWFAPAANLLKRETPTFSPSAFTKFGKLMDGWETRRKRTAGHDWCIVQLGVPGRIQGLDVDTSFFTGNHSPCVSVQAGCLEKPPPFTLEGDRTGMAASAAQLAAVAQLGSEAWPELVCVSELKPGYSDCCHNYFKVNFNHRVTHLRLNMHPDGGIARLRVYGVGQRDWSSVSSQQDVDLVAMTNGGVCLGYSDAHFGHPRNMIGLGRAANMADGWETARRLDRPQHLKVDQRGILQVPGWEWTVFRLGSPGLIRGVEVDTNHFRGNFPDSCRIDVCSLTPEDEAQCVGTNWNSGKWQVLLPPQKLRPHHRHLYGEAQLAPTPPVTHVRLTISPDGGVSRLRLWGRPTAPTAAPQANQERPPPTAAPQANQASKL; encoded by the exons ATGGCGGAGAGGAAAGCAGCAGCGAAGGCGTCAGCGGAGCCGGACTTCCTGCAGTCCAACGATCTGGCCTGTGAGGCGGTCGGTGGGAAG GTTATTTTTGCTACAGATGAATGGTTCGCTCCTGCTGCCAACCTGCTGAAG AGAGAGACGCCAACCTTCAGCCCTTCAGCCTTCACGAAGTTTGGCAAGTTGATGGACGGAtgggagacgaggaggaagaggacggcgG GTCATGACTGGTGCATTGTCCAGCTGGGAGTACCTGGGCGGATCCAGGGCCTTGATGTGGACACGTCCTTCTTCACAGGAAACCACTCACCCTGCGTCTCTGTGCAGGCCGGCTGTCTGG AAAAACCTCCCCCCTTCACTCTGGAGGGAGACCGGACCGGCATGGCCGCCTCCGCCGCTCAGCTGGCTGCTGTTGCACAG ctgggcTCGGAGGCGTGGCCTGAGCTGGTATGTGTGTCGGAGCTGAAGCCTGGATACTCAGACTGCTGCCATAACTACTTTAAGGTCAACTTCAACCACAGAGTCACACACCTGCGCCTGAACATGCACCCAG ATGGAGGGATAGCCAGGCTGCGGGTGTACGGAGTTGGGCAGAGAGACtggtcctctgtctcctcccagCAGGACGTTGACCTGGTGGCCATGACCAATGGGGGGGTCTGCCTTGGTTACAGCGACGCCCACTTTGGTCATCCACGCAACATGATTG GTCTCGGCCGAGCTGCCAACATGGCCGACGGCTGGGAGACGGCCCGCAGACTAGACCGCCCCCAACACCTGAAG GTGGACCAGAGAGGGATCCTGCAGGTCCCCGGATGGGAGTGGACTGTGTTCCGCCTCGGCTCCCCAGGACTCATCAGGGGGGTCGAGGTTGACACCAACCACTTCAGAg GTAACTTCCCAGACTCCTGCAGGATTGATGTTTGTTCTTTGACCCCTGAGGATGAAGCTCAGTGCGTCGGCACCAACTGGAATTCTGGGAAATGGCAGGTCCTTCTACCCCCTCAAAAa CTTCGTCCTCACCACAGACATCTCTACGGAGAGGCCCAgctcgcccccaccccccccgtcacccACGTCCGTCTCACCATCAGCCCCGACGGAGGGGTCAGCCGGCTCCGGCTGTGGGGTCGACCCACGGCCCCCACAGCTGCTCCTCAGGCCAATCAggagaggcccccccccaccgctgctCCTCAG GCCAATCAGGCCTCCAAGCTGTGA